In Arachis hypogaea cultivar Tifrunner chromosome 2, arahy.Tifrunner.gnm2.J5K5, whole genome shotgun sequence, a genomic segment contains:
- the LOC112752003 gene encoding protein ACTIVITY OF BC1 COMPLEX KINASE 3, chloroplastic, with amino-acid sequence MATVSAPLVSSPKPSSSSSSSSSSSSYHASISFSKFTTKTNSFRPKRTITRTRSLTWLNPQQPRAALVEATPPPPPPTSAAPPPRPPQPSVKVLALPADRADDLQAEARAMARASNATLYTPELIASRYKSRPFKVVGRTFQILSALGTFAVKLFIDQRNGTLDQNKRIRAIELRNIFTRLGPTFVKLGQGLSTRPDLCPPEYLEELSELQDGLPTFPDVDAFACIEEELGLSLESIYSTISPSPIAAASLGQVYKARLKYSGKLVAVKVQRPGIEEAIGLDFYLIRGLGFLINKYVDVITTNVVALIDEFARRVFQELNYVQEGQNARRFKKLYADKQDIFVPDVFWDYTSAKVLTMEWVDGVKLNEQEAIEKQGLKVLDLVNAGIQCSLRQLLEYGYFHADPHPGNLLATPEGKLAFLDFGMMSETPEEARFAIIGHVVHLVNRDYEAMARDYYALDFLSSDVDVSPIVPALRDFFDDALNYTVSELNFKTLVDGLGNVLYQYPFNVPAYYALILRSLTVLEGLALYADPNFKVLAASYPYFAKRLLTDPNPYLRDALIELLFKDAKFRWNRLENLLAQGKKDRDFSAKEALQPVLKVLLSPDGEELRTLVIKEAVRVSEAFTIGTISSTYQALPDFMRNLVFNANANGPLAMSETELQSMIELRDQVIRVWGLLRTSNDFEPTLLLPILQVLQQPEARRLGGRVVGGITQRLAARFLQQVLRVQTSSSS; translated from the exons ATGGCTACAGTTTCAGCACCTTTGGTTTCTTCTCCCAaaccctcttcttcttcttcttcttcttcttcttcttcttcttaccaTGCTTCCATTTCCTTCTCAAAATTCACCACAAAAACAAACTCTTTCAGACCCAAAAGAACCATAACCAGAACCAGAAGCTTAACATGGTTGAATCCACAACAACCACGTGCTGCACTCGTGGaagcaacaccaccaccaccaccaccgacgTCAGCTGCACCACCACCACGGCCACCACAACCATCAGTGAAGGTTCTTGCACTCCCTGCTGACCGTGCTGATGACCTTCAAGCCGAAGCAAGAGCCATGGCACGTGCTTCCAATGCCACTCTATACACCCCTGAACTCATTGCCTCCAGATACAAATCACGACCCTTCAAG GTGGTGGGAAGGACCTTTCAGATTCTGAGTGCTTTGGGTACTTTTGCGGTGAAGCTTTTCATTGACCAAAGGAATGGGACGCTTGATCAGAATAAGAGGATTCGTGCAATTGAGCTTAGGAACATATTCACTAGATTGGGACCTACTTTTGTGAAATTGGGTCAGGGATTGTCTACTAGACCTGATTTGTGTCCACCTGAGTATTTGGAAGAGCTCTCTGAACTTCAA GATGGTTTGCCGACATTTCCTGATGTGGATGCCTTTGCATGCATTGAGGAAGAATTAGGACTATCCCTCGAATCTATCTACTCGACTATATCTCCATCACCCATAGCAGCAGCCAGTTTAGGCCAAGTTTACAAGGCTCGGCTGAAGTACTCTGGGAAACTTGTTGCCGTAAAGGTGCAACGCCCTGGTATAGAGGAAGCTATTGGATTGGATTTCTACCTTATAAGAGGCCTAGGGTTTCTTATAAATAAATATGTGGATGTAATAACCACCAATGTTGTTGCACTTATTGACGAATTTGCACGGAGGGTATTTCAAGAGCTTAACTATGTGCAG GAGGGACAAAATGCAAGGAGGTTCAAAAAATTGTATGCTGACAAGCAGGATATTTTCGTCCCCGATGTTTTCTGGGACTACACAAGTGCTAAAGTACTAACAATGGAATGGGTTGATGGAGTCAAACTCAACGAGCAAGAAGCAATTGAGAAACAAGGATTAAAGGTCTTGGATTTGGTGAATGCTGGCATTCAGTGCAGCCTTAGACAACTACTTGAGTATGGATATTTCCATGCAGATCCTCATCCTGGGAATCTCTTGGCAACACCCGAGGGAAAGCTTGCTTTTCTAGATTTCGGGATGATGAGTGAGACACCAGAAGAAGCAAGATTTGCCATAATTGGTCATGTTGTTCACTTGGTTAACCGGGACTATGAGGCTATGGCTCGTGATTATTATGCTCTTGATTTCTTGTCAAGTGATGTTGATGTGTCTCCAATTGTACCGGCACTTCGCGACTTTTTCGATGATGCACTTAATTATACCGTGAGCGAGCTTAACTTCAAAACACTAGTGGATGGTCTGGGAAATGTTTTGTATCAATATCCATTTAATG TGCCGGCATACTATGCATTAATATTGAGGTCTCTCACTGTCTTAGAAGGTTTAGCCCTTTATGCTGATCCGAATTTTAAGGTGCTTGCTGCTTCATACCCATATTTTGCTAAGAGGCTCCTAACAGACCCAAATCCCTATCTAAGAGATGCTCTTATTGAGTTGCTGTTCAAGGATGCAAAATTCAG ATGGAATAGACTTGAAAACCTGCTAGCTCAAGGGAAGAAGGACCGGGATTTCTCGGCGAAAGAGGCTCTACAACCTGTTTTGAAGGTATTATTAAGTCCAGATGGTGAAGAGCTAAGGACTCTAGTAATCAAAGAGGCCGTTCGCGTATCCGAAGCTTTTACTATTGGCACTATTTCCTCAACATACCAGGCTCTTCCTGACTTTATGAGGAACCTTGTTTTCAATGCTAATGCCAATGGACCCCTTGCAATGTCAGAAACTGAATTGCAAAGTATGATAGAGCTAAGGGATCAAGTGATCAGGGTATGGGGACTTCTGCGAACCTCTAATGATTTCGAACCAACTCTTTTGCTACCAATACTACAG GTCCTTCAGCAACCTGAGGCTCGCAGACTTGGGGGGCGTGTCGTGGGTGGTATCACTCAACGCCTTGCAGCACGCTTTCTCCAGCAAGTACTCCGAGTGCAAACATCATCGTCGTCGTAG